From the genome of Leishmania major strain Friedlin complete genome, chromosome 35:
CCCGCTTTGGGGGCGTGCAGTGGACTGCACGCGCTTCCGTTGGCTTCTTGTCTTTTTCACGGCTTATGTTTTGACCACACACCTCTCTGTTGTGTGTGAAAGCCTGCGAATTTTCGTAGGCCGTGAGAGGCTGCCGCGTCTTCTCAGCCCCTGTGTGTTCCTCTGACAGGTGACGAGGATGCACGCGGCGAGTGCGCGCGTGATTAGTGGGGCTGTGCGCGCGAGCGAGCTCTGATGGATGCactgcggcgtggcggcgtgggcTATCgtggctgctgttgctgtggcACACGGagaagcaagagagagaggagggggagggaggagctgcacagCGTTCGGCTtggaggcagagagaggcgtgGTGATCATCTCCGCACCGTCCGAGTCGATTCGCCGACGTGGGTCTGCCCATGTGTTTGCAGCGCCTTTATCTTTTCCTCagcatctccctctctccccctcttttcgCTGAAGACCCGCCCGCGGCTGTGTGGCCATTTGATGTTTAACTAAGACGAAGGGTGcgctctcccttcccccaaTACACAAACACGGCGACAACGAAACATCATGCAATGAACGGCTGGACAGTGGGGGGGGTCATCGAGCTGGATCTGGTCTGGCTAGTGTGTCTCTCCAGTAGGAGAAGCAGACGCAACTACGCTGCAGCCACGAGTCCAAGATGAAAGGGTTCCTTTGTGTGAACGAGAGTGGGCTGAGCTGCTCTGCTCTCCGCTGTCGCGGCTGTTAGTGTTGCTGTGACGGTTGCGTGCTCATTTCCAGTGTCTGTAGGCGAGGAGCAACTCCTTGTGCACCGGGCAGTGCGTGGCTACGCTTCGCTACGGTGAGCGGTCCGTTTCGCTGTCTGCCCCGTGCGCCTGCGTGGGGTCTGTGTATGCTTAGCGCTCTTTGCCGTTTTCCCGCCCTTCCTGGGTTGCCCCGCGCGTCCCACGTAtttcctctccccctccttccccgtctctctctctctctctcgccccctcGTTTCATTTCCATCTATGCAAACGACTCTGGTGCTTCTTTATGTGTGCACTCTGTGCCCCGCGTGTACGCTTCGCGCCTTCTTTGCGTTGCTCGCTCCTTCTGTTCACGGTTGCGGCGGCTTGTACTCCTTACACACGACAGTCAGCGAAGAacgcacctccccccccccccattcgCAACCATGGGTAAGACTGTGCTGAGCTGCCGTAAGGGCAACGGCTCCGTGTACCAGGTGCACGGCCACAAGCGCCTTGGCCCCGCCAAGCTGCGCATTCTGGACTACGCCGAGCGCCACGGCTACATGCGCGGTGTGGTGAAGTCGATCGAGCACGAGGCTggccgcggtgcggcgctggcgcgcgtgGAGTTCCGCCACCCGTACAAGTTCCGCCGCGTGAAGGAGCTGATGGTGGCGCCGGAGGGCATGTTCACCGGCCAGTCGGTGTTCTGCGGCCAGAAGGCCCCGCTCGCGATCGGCAACGTGCTGCCCCTTGGCCAGATCACGGAGGGCTGCATTGTGTGCAACGTGGAGGCGAAGCCCGGTGACCGCGGCACGCTGGCGCGCGCGTCCGGCGACTACTGCATCATCATCTCGCACAACCACGAGAcaggccgcacgcgcctgAAGCTGCCGAGCGGGCAGAAGAAGTCCGTGCCGAGCACGAGCCGCGCGATGATCGGCAtcatcagcggcggtggccgcatCGAGAAGCCCGTGCTGAAGGCCGGTAACTCGTTCTACCGCTTCCGCGGCAAGCGCAACTGCTGGCCCAAGGTGCGTGGTGTTGCCCGCAACCCGGTGGAGCACCCGCACGGTGGTGGTAACCATCAGCACATTGGCCACCCGTCGACGGTGTCGCGCCACTCGCCGCCGGGCCAGAAGGTGGGTCTGATCGCTGCCCGTCGCACCGGCCGTATTCGCGGTGGTAAGGCTGTCAAGGGCGCGTGGCACCCGGAGGAGTAAGGAGCAGGGCCGGCCGGCGGCCGAATGCAGCCGTGTTTtgtgcggtggcgctcaGCTCATGCGGTCCTTGCCCccttcttgctctctcttgGCGCTGCTCACCTCTGCATATTCCAGCGAGTGCGCTGGGTGTGGCTGCCGGTGACACTTGCTCAACGACGTGCATCCGTGAGGCTCACGCCCCGTTAGGTGTCAGTGACCTGACTTCATTTCTGTCTTTTTTTCATCTTATGGGTTGGTTGATCATTTCACTCATGAAAAAAATGAACGTAAATCGTAATGGAAGCGCGCAGCGTCCGGTGAAAGCATGGAGGCACAGACTGTGGCGTCCGTGTCTGAGTCCCAGGTGCTTGGTCGTCGTCGTATCGCGCTCATTCGGTGGCTAGCGCGGTGGGCGCCGGTCGCCGTTCCTTCCGTCTCCTGTTGATTCCCAGATGACCCCCTGTATAGGGCTGGAGGTGtaggcgggagagagagagggaggcgaaaGACtcgttgtgcgtgtgtgtggaacGGCCTGTTTCGCGATGGCGTGGGTAGGCATGGCATGAACGAGTCGGCATCGCGCTACTTGTCTGCCAAGCGGGAACAAACAGCAGTACTGCTTCTGGCGCGCGGGTTTCGTGCACGAGAGGCACTCGTGCGATCATCTGGAGTGGAGCAGAGCCTCTCCTTGTCCGTTTCTTCGCACGCTTCCCAGAAGGCACCATCTCGCGGACGTCATGCCCGTATCACGCACTCGCTatgccgctctctctctctcttgttttaTCTCGCATTACCGCGGTGTCGGCGTTTCTCACCGATGCCGGAACTCTTTTAGTCTCTCCACTTTACActtcgcctctctctttcttctaCCATCACGCTCTACACGGCTTTGTGGTGTGCACGTTGAACACAATGTGGGTGAATGTGCAACATCATCGTTATACGGCATACAcccacgcatgcacgcacaagcacagagGCGTATGTGCGCCGCACCGAAAGTAGAAAAACGCTTTTTTAGGGAAATCGTCCCATCGCTCTCGTTTTGTTCCCCCCTCTCAAATCTCCTGCTTCActctccctcgctgcgtATTGTGAACGGCCTCGCCCATCCGGCACTGTCGGTATCCTGTTCTCGCTGCGTGGCGTTGGTACGGCTGGGTTGCGATGGTACACCCCCTCTACCTTTTTCAGCCTTTTCTGCATCCTCTTTTTGTGTGTACACTTTCAGTTTAGAAAGACAACACCAACCAACCAAACAAACAAACCAGTTTTGTTCGTGCTGCCTCTCCCGTTGCTGATTCTGTCTCTGCGTTACTGTGTGTCTCGCTGTATATTTCTCTCACTttgcctcgctctcttcgcACAAGCCCTCTCATCTCTTTGTGCTCTTCACACATACGCCTCTCTCTCGGGGGACATATAcatctatctatatatctaAATCTTCTCGTTTGTGGTAGCGACGTGGACTCTGCTCTCTTCTATCTCCTTCCACTTTCTTCCGTTGTTTTGCTTCTTTCATCGGTTTACATTTTTGTTTTCAGCTTGTGTGAAGTTgatcgtgtgcgtgtgtacgtgtggcCCAGACACCCCGTGCGTTTTCGTGTCCTTTGACTTTTCCCTTCCCGTTTCTATATTGTCCTTGTCAGCGGACCGCCTTTCTGCAAACAAATAAGCGaaacaacgacgacgacgacgacaacccCCAAaagcgtgtgcgcctcgTGTCGCCCCTCCGTCGTCCCTCACACACCCCGtctttgtttctctctctctctctctagtGCCCTCGCTTGTCTTCTTGGCAAGCCACGGAGGTAAAGCTGCCCTTGCTCCCTCCATATACTAGCATCAGGCTAAACAAGAAAGACAACATCCAACCCCATTCGGCGCACCCGCGAAggcagaagagggagggcggacTGTGCGTCACGCTTTGTATGCGTTTttgcatgtgcatgtgtgccgGGTGAAATTGCTTTCCtcttgtgtctgtgtgtgtgtgtgtctgtgtctgcaTGTATGAGTAACGTCTTGTTTCACCTGCTTTGTTGTAGCAGTTTTCACCCCTTCCTCTCGTCGCTCGTACTCCCGCTTCTTGCGTGCTGTTATATTTATCTCCTTGTGTTTTGCGTGTATTGGTGGcgccctcttttttgttttgcatttttctctctctctcgtacGTTCTCCTCGCCTATCGGCTGCCCCGCGCGCCTCCTTTAATTGTTGTTTGATTCTTAGCGCTTGTCGGGGCCAAGAGAGGGAATCGAAATACCCGAGGGAGGAAGCGGTCGTGGGCAGCGTCCACGTGCAAAGACGCTGTCACGCGagtgcgtgtgagtgtggaCGGGGTGAAGAAGAGCTACACGACGAACAaaagacgaaaaaaaaagcagtTCGCAGAGGAGTAGAGAGGAAGACAGGGGCGCTTGCCTCCCGTCCAACTTGCATTTTTTTGTTTTATTTCCGCATTCTGGTCGTGTCTATGCGGCGGCGACTCTTTCCCCTGCCAACGGACTGTCTCTTTCGTTCTTGTAGTTGTGCCACTTGCTGCTCTCAAAgggtttgtgtgcgcgtgtgcgcccgcTTCTTATCTCCTGCGTTTCCAGCCGTGCCCCTTGCCTTTCCGCCATCATAAACACTATCGCAATTAAGGGGTTGTGCGGCGGACGGCCGCTGGTGGAACGCACACAGGGACACACCGATAAATAAACCATACGCAAGAGGTGGACAGAAGTGTGCAGCAGGCACGCACATCTTGTTTTCTCAGTTTTGTATTTTCCTTTGTGCTGCGTCGGGCTCACTTGTTGCGGTGAGAAGACTgcctttctttctctctgtgtctgtttCTGTGTCTCCTTTGGCTCTTTCACATTTTAGTATCTCAGGTTTGCCTTGCCGCGATAGCAGAAGGAAAGGTGGCTTACCTACACCTTCTGACCTCACGGCTCCGCTTGATAGTTGCTCAGCCATCTGTTTACCaacgcacacccgcactTTCGCTCATTTTTCACTCCGTTGCACATCATACGGGGGTCCAAACAGCACAAACGTCTGCACGTGCGAAACGAAAAATGAGCGGTCGCAACACACCTCAGGCGAAGAGTCGCCAGTGCAGCAGTGGCAATGTCACCCCTACTTCTAGCCGGCGAGTGCCACGTCTGAGTACATCGGCGCTCTCGCCTGAAACGTCGGTCTCCAGAATGACAGCACAGCGAGCTTGTAGCACAGACCGCAGGAGGGATCGTTACACGGGGCGTCGTTCAAGCATGCTATCAACGCTCCGTATCCCTGTGCATGAGGAGCCGGAGGAGGAAGCACCTGCCTCACCAGACCCGTATGCGACGTCGCCTTTCCGTGGCGCCTCACCGTCCATCGTATCTATGGTTCGTGCAGGGTCCATCTCGAGCGAGAATATGCCACCCCCACCGGATATCCAACACATTGAGGGGCAGCTTTGGTTTGTGACGGGGAAGAACGGCCCAGGGAAGAAGCACGCATCTGCGCAGTGGGTCGTGTGCGAGGACCAGCGCCTCTCCGTGTACAGTAGCTGGGCCAATAGCAGACGgctcgtggaggaggcgcgcttTGAGAGAGTGCGTATCATGTTCGACTTTCTACACCCGCACATGCACCCAGAGgtgatgggcagcggcgccccgCAGACGCGTCGCATGACGATTCACCGCAACGAGCCCCGCACCACAGCGGAGTCGCGCTGCGCGTTTCATATACGCGACCCCTGCGACGCACAAACCCTTGCCGGATACTACTACTTTGGGGTTGAGTGTGTGATGCGTGACCCACTGACGGTGAGGCTGCGTCGCAGCCTTGCGGTCTTCTGCACCGATCATCCAGATGACCACCGCAAGTGGCTCGACTTTTGGGAGGAGATGCAGGTGCGCTACCCCATGCTGCGGAATCGAAACGCCGCAGCCATGTCGATGGACATCAGCTCAGAGTTAATGAGCGAATTTGTGTTCCCTGCGCAGGCGGTGAAGCCGGCAGTAGGAGGAAAAAGCGAAGAGGACACGGACGCGGTGAGCAGCCCGGGCTTGCCGTCACCGATCGGCCGAGATGAGGACAGCCTCGCCACCACACGTGCGCCAAAGTGGACTGATAGCGAGCACGGGCAGCCTCACTGGAAGGGCGACACACGACCTCTGCCCTTTGCGTTGCTGGGCAGTACCTCCGCCGGTGGCGTGCGCGGAAGCCTGCTAAGCGACGTGGCCACCGGTGGTGAGGACGCCGAGGCAGGAGGCTCTGAACAGTGGCTAGCGCTGCTCGTCGATGCGGAACGGCAGGCGCGGGAGGGGATCGAGCTCATCGAGGCTGCGACACGCAGCATGCTGGAGGCTAaccaggcgctgcgcgatcTCTTTCACCACGTGACTCCAACGGCAACCGTTCCCTCTCCTGTAGCAGTGGTGTGCAGAAAAGATGAGGGCAgtgccggcgacgacgccgtaAGCGGCGTGCCGATGCGCAATGGCGACATGATGCGCGCCTTACAGGCGGAGCTGAGGGCTTTGTGCGCAGCCCTCGAGAGGGCAAAAAGCGAGGTTTTCACGTCCGCCCCAGCGCCGGAAGCGCTGACATCAGCGGAGTCGGCCGCGGTGTCGAATCAGGTGCTGTTGGCGGCACATGAGCGGGAGTTGACGGAGCTGCGGGTCCAAAATGCAACGCTGAGGAGAGAACTCGACACTCATGCAGCCACTGCCGCGGCGCGTGTTGAGAGGGCACTGGACGAGTGGACTCTGACCGGTACTGTCGATATCGTTGTCTCCGATGCAGAAAACGGGGGCAGCGGTCAAGTCGCCGATGCTTTTGCGGATAGACAGCGGTACTTGGCAGCGGATAAGGCCCTCGTGCGAGCCTTAGTCGAGGCTGCGCTGGTGCAAGAATCATCGACTGCTGCCCTCGATTCTtccggcggcgccgcgtccCCTGCGCAGGTTAACACTCAGGGCGAGTCTGCTTCCACTCCGCAAGCGTTCCACGCGACTCTGTCAACCGACGCCGATGGGTATGACGGGGTCATTAGTGCCGGACGCCTCTTAGGCACCGCATCCGATTCCCGCCAGCTTTGCCGAGCACACAGCGGAGAGGTCCAGCTCTCGGACGCTACGAGTGCAGCAGGCGATTTGACGGCTTCGCTGCCAGCTCTGGTGCGCCAACACTTGAGCACATTTGCCACGGAGCACGATCGCCGTCTCGGAAGCACTGATCTTGCACGTTCTTTGTCAACGGATCGAGACTCCCTTCTGTATCATGTGGTGGATGAGGTCGTGACGGCCTTCAAGGACTTGATGGACGCTCCCCACATAGCCACAGGCATCTCGAAGGCTGATGGAAACGTTACCGCGTCTGCTCCAACCGCCACCGCGGTGTCATCGTGGCTCTCCGTGCTGCATCGATGCCTTCTTCACAGGCTTGGCGTGGTCGGAGTGGTTTGCAGCGCGGGCGCCAGTATCCAGAGCCCggtagctgctgctgaggctgGTGGGCCTGCGACGGATGCAGCGAGTGCcgtcgaggccgccgccgctggagaCGACGTGACTGGATGCGGTCCCCCCGCTGAGACCTCCTCAAATGCGCGACAGTGCAGTTCGCTGCCACCGCTCACAGATGAAGAGATAGCCATCGTAGGCGACCTTCATCAGTCTGTCCATGACGTAGTAGCGTGGATTCTCAATCTGCTGGGTGAGAGGCAGCGGTACGCGGCCTATATGACTGCTTTAGACTCCCTGACATGCCGACATGACGTGTTTCGCCCTCTGAAAGAGGTACAAGGAGAACTTGAGAGGGCAACAGCGCGCTttgaagcagctgcggcggccgcgagTCCCAGCAGTGCCGCATGCGGACACGGTGAGGCGACTAACCCCGACACCTTCCCACTcgaggcagctgcggcaTCTAGTGCCGCTTATGACGGCCCCGAAGATTCAGAGAAACATACGTCGGATGGTTCAGATGGGCTCAGAGTAGAGTGCCGCCTCACGGCACGCCTGCAGCATGCTACGGCTGCCTTTGACAGCAAATgcgaggaggctgcggcgctgcggcgcttgcTGACCGCGATCCTCTACGGAAGTGAGATGGCGCTTCAAAAAGCGGACTCCACCGATGAGGTGGTtccggcggcgacgacgagtgctgctgcagcctgTGAGGCGTTCCGCGCGGCTCAAGAAGCGGGCGTTGGTGAAGTAGACAAGCttcgaggtgctgcagaggcatgcgtggcagcgagagcgagggaggaggtgtggGCCAGCACCCTCACACCAGCTGTGTTGCAGGCGTGCGCGGACGCGTTCATCGGCGCTCCATGTATCCAGGACATGGTACACGCATTACAGTTGACACTTGGGCGCTGTCCTGAAATACACGGCAGGCCCAGGTTGGTTGGAGACGCCGCTTATGTGCCGCCACTCCCGCAAGAGAGTATATGGAGCCTCGCGCAGGAGCTTCACCAGCGTCTTGCTGTGGAGCAGGCACGCTGCAATGGACTGCTTGGTGAGGTGATGCTGATATCCTCCTCACTTGCTTGTGTGGGGAGTGAGCCACTTACGGCGGCCTATTCGACCGCGatgacggcgacagcgaatGCGAGCGCCATGACAAATGAGGCCCTGAAGGCATGGGCGGCGTACACGAAGCACGCCCATGAAGTCGTGCCCGGGCAGCAACGTGATCTTCACGAGCCTGTCGAGACAAAAGCCGACCGTTGCCTCTCCGCTGCTCCCGCAGAGACGACAGCAGAGACTGCTCCTCACGAGGTTGTCCACGCTCGCCTCGTCGCGGCGCTGAGCCGAGCGgacggcgcgcgcgggttacgcagcgctgctttcGATGTCACGAATTCTCTTCTGCCAAACTTATTGGCTAGTATCGCCGGTACGCAAACAGCGCTTTGGCGGCTTGTAGGAGTCCTCCTCCGACACGGCGCAGGTGCAGGCGTGCCCTCGCCGGAGGTTGTGCTTGCCCTTCCCATCGTGAACCACATCGCTGCGCCACATGCTATCGGCGATAGTGCAACAGATGTATCGTCATTAGGTGCGCACATCGGGGTAGCAGGAAGCGCAGCCGAAGAGCTGCTGAGTGAGTGCGAGAAGGCGGCAAGTGAGCGCCGCGAATGGATGCAGCAATTCCTGCAGTGGCTCAAAGACGTTCCTCTGACGCCGGTTCAGGTGCGGCGTCACTCGTATACGCCGGGGTTGCGGTACGATGCATCCACCGCGCATGAGGTCTATgctcagctgctggaggagcttgCCGCTGCGGAAAGCGAGCACATGAGTAGAGTCGgtgcggtggaggcgctgtTGTGGAAAACAAGCTGTGTGCGTACCATCTTTGTTCCTGAGATGAGCGACGGAGCGGGGGATGCAGATATTGCAGCgcttgcagctgctgccgccgcggacATAGCGGAGACTCTACGTGTGGCAGAAGCGCATGTCAGCGTGACGGCAGCTTCCGCCGATCCCGTCCAACGTGCGGCACATGTGAGTGCAACCATCGCTCATGACCCCCGAGGACGAACGCGCGCATCCGTGCTTGGCACCGTACATGCCTGCCCGTTTGCACGTCTGCAGGAAGCACTAAAGGGCGCACCGGTCGATTCTGCTGCGACTGCTTCTGACACAGGCGAACGGAGCACAGCACACCCAGCTACTGTGGACTCGCCAGAGGGCATCGATGCCGTGAGCCGGCTCGCTAGAagcctgcagcaccgcgccgcgaAGATggctgccgtcgtcgagTTTGAGAAGCGAGTACTTGCACTGCTTCCCAGCCCGCATGATATAGCCATGGCGAACGCCGGGATGCCCACCATCGATGGAACTCCGGCCTGCAAGGCAGTCCAGGCCTTGGCAGCAATGCTCGCGGACGAACTCGATATACCGATTCCAGAGGCCAACTTTAAGAGGCCCTCCACCGCacccgccgccctcctcgacACTCTCGCCTCTTACCTAGAGCAACTCCACGACGCTGCTCTATCCGCTTTACACCACCGCCAGATCGAGTCTGGGTATGCGTCCCTAGAGAaactgcgcgccgccgttgaCACACTGCATGATGCCGCCCTTGAAAAGGTGGCAGACGTCGCGCTCGAGCAGATTCCCTCCCTTCACGACATCGTAGATATGCCGTGGCCAGAGGCACTCAAAACTGCCGACCTTCGTCATATCCACCTCATTATCGAACATCTGGCGAGCGGGGCAGATCGAGCGGCATCACCCGATTCCACCAATGATCAATTGAACGAtctgcgcgccatcgcccaGGCCCTCGGCGTGCCGCCGGACGCGTACGCTGGCGAGCGGGACGGCGAGTGCGTGCCAACAATCGGGCAGCTAGCggagcgcgctggcgctgtggtGAGCGCCcgcgctgaggaggcggctggactgcgcgccatcgcccaGGCCCTCGCCGTCCCGCCGGACGCGTACGCTGGCGAGCGGGACGGCGAGTGCGCGCCAACAACCGGGCAGCTAGCggagcgcgctggcgctgtggtGAGCGCCcgcgctgaggaggcggctggactgcgcgccatcgcccaGGCCCTCGCCGTCCCGCCGGACGCGTACGCTGGCGAGCGGGACGGCGAGTGCGCGCCAACAACCGGGCAGCTAGCggagcgcgctggcgctgtggtGAGCGCCcgcgctgaggaggcggctggactgcgcgccatcgcccaGGCCCTCGGCGTGCCGCCGGACGCGTACGCTGGCGAGCGGGACGGCGAGTGCGTGCCAACAACCGGGCAGCTAGCggagcgcgctggcgctgtggtGAGCGCCcgcgctgaggaggcggctggactgcgcgccatcgcccaGGCCCTCGGCGTGCCGCCGGACGCGTAC
Proteins encoded in this window:
- a CDS encoding conserved hypothetical protein (previous protein_id=AAZ14369.1); amino-acid sequence: MLSTLRIPVHEEPEEEAPASPDPYATSPFRGASPSIVSMVRAGSISSENMPPPPDIQHIEGQLWFVTGKNGPGKKHASAQWVVCEDQRLSVYSSWANSRRLVEEARFERVRIMFDFLHPHMHPEVMGSGAPQTRRMTIHRNEPRTTAESRCAFHIRDPCDAQTLAGYYYFGVECVMRDPLTVRLRRSLAVFCTDHPDDHRKWLDFWEEMQVRYPMLRNRNAAAMSMDISSELMSEFVFPAQAVKPAVGGKSEEDTDAVSSPGLPSPIGRDEDSLATTRAPKWTDSEHGQPHWKGDTRPLPFALLGSTSAGGVRGSLLSDVATGGEDAEAGGSEQWLALLVDAERQAREGIELIEAATRSMLEANQALRDLFHHVTPTATVPSPVAVVCRKDEGSAGDDAVSGVPMRNGDMMRALQAELRALCAALERAKSEVFTSAPAPEALTSAESAAVSNQVLLAAHERELTELRVQNATLRRELDTHAATAAARVERALDEWTLTGTVDIVVSDAENGGSGQVADAFADRQRYLAADKALVRALVEAALVQESSTAALDSSGGAASPAQVNTQGESASTPQAFHATLSTDADGYDGVISAGRLLGTASDSRQLCRAHSGEVQLSDATSAAGDLTASLPALVRQHLSTFATEHDRRLGSTDLARSLSTDRDSLLYHVVDEVVTAFKDLMDAPHIATGISKADGNVTASAPTATAVSSWLSVLHRCLLHRLGVVGVVCSAGASIQSPVAAAEAGGPATDAASAVEAAAAGDDVTGCGPPAETSSNARQCSSLPPLTDEEIAIVGDLHQSVHDVVAWILNLLGERQRYAAYMTALDSLTCRHDVFRPLKEVQGELERATARFEAAAAAASPSSAACGHGEATNPDTFPLEAAAASSAAYDGPEDSEKHTSDGSDGLRVECRLTARLQHATAAFDSKCEEAAALRRLLTAILYGSEMALQKADSTDEVVPAATTSAAAACEAFRAAQEAGVGEVDKLRGAAEACVAARAREEVWASTLTPAVLQACADAFIGAPCIQDMVHALQLTLGRCPEIHGRPRLVGDAAYVPPLPQESIWSLAQELHQRLAVEQARCNGLLGEVMLISSSLACVGSEPLTAAYSTAMTATANASAMTNEALKAWAAYTKHAHEVVPGQQRDLHEPVETKADRCLSAAPAETTAETAPHEVVHARLVAALSRADGARGLRSAAFDVTNSLLPNLLASIAGTQTALWRLVGVLLRHGAGAGVPSPEVVLALPIVNHIAAPHAIGDSATDVSSLGAHIGVAGSAAEELLSECEKAASERREWMQQFLQWLKDVPLTPVQVRRHSYTPGLRYDASTAHEVYAQLLEELAAAESEHMSRVGAVEALLWKTSCVRTIFVPEMSDGAGDADIAALAAAAAADIAETLRVAEAHVSVTAASADPVQRAAHVSATIAHDPRGRTRASVLGTVHACPFARLQEALKGAPVDSAATASDTGERSTAHPATVDSPEGIDAVSRLARSLQHRAAKMAAVVEFEKRVLALLPSPHDIAMANAGMPTIDGTPACKAVQALAAMLADELDIPIPEANFKRPSTAPAALLDTLASYLEQLHDAALSALHHRQIESGYASLEKLRAAVDTLHDAALEKVADVALEQIPSLHDIVDMPWPEALKTADLRHIHLIIEHLASGADRAASPDSTNDQLNDLRAIAQALGVPPDAYAGERDGECVPTIGQLAERAGAVVSARAEEAAGLRAIAQALAVPPDAYAGERDGECAPTTGQLAERAGAVVSARAEEAAGLRAIAQALAVPPDAYAGERDGECAPTTGQLAERAGAVVSARAEEAAGLRAIAQALGVPPDAYAGERDGECVPTTGQLAERAGAVVSARAEEAAGLRAIAQALGVPPDAYAGERDGECVPTTGQLAERAGAVVSARAEEAAGLRAIAQALGVPPDAYGGEWTEEMTPRCSEVLSAVDALVKRSKMACEAARMDAGEGEAAVGVLVALWEAVEEAGVLTANLEDGWWSVEGRSRWEAAASLVGALSAAVEVSHEELADVSGRIKFFEEELVDVERDHNESRETITAAVKKLRGGLEEVIIEDPGETSPPSSRGSTVCGPLFTSLRQLTSEVSDVASVLRRVKQVLEEHNAEEKCMPELEEVSFPVSQKDGCDVLEEGKVLTYEDVVAGVRAKVVALRKERARRIETDAALKNFLSAVTDRRAFSEEQPVSRPSSLLSRRCVKPKAKPQPADLDSSASEEFFLPRTPLLLPTNNGNTDVPLGCSGSISVPVSRWAASEALEKVRHQMNQAENAIGTLRTAVAAAYEALGGEDDAVHASDNEAARLLVELARNTAESIEFVKRLLEPLDESEASTRRREQLAHLVDRIKEKLGSSSGASMPTLLQVEEGMHSLYNDSTSSRRSPGSSVNRHLPRKQKPVAPEVEFTKGFHLTQQVVRNRDSSASSLTSTLKVLVPPPPGTRDSTEDVEKEIGYRMQELDALRRGCSVALRTLDSSLNVSDMDCNAMITHLVECCSDVQTAMQITAAVFEDDNMISEVSAAASSYRASNPSASEHPLPMRCSVLVRTVKSLDNLCEAMRHTQANMAKQQRFLMQNEAQNTGELRRALVELEQQLLNGNAERLKLQKAKEAAEKNAAELSHALEMAHNELTNLQNIRDDLEKSLVQLKQQHGKDDDELDRAGEKLNSLSNHATTLQAVLEAATDAVRKEVLGPCQQLHLAVVGREMPKPEMLAEGKSQEVLLPALHAIAKALQNAVEEMTRFATGDTGIAAVFAEERKHAAQRAAVLKSELASVAEAKEEAEARAKAAAKHLKQTEDAFEDEVAKLKRALRNSEAMLEEKEANHQRRLRQAQAAAEDQLALVQQRLDRVTRAQTEEERLRAASEENVQKLRGALAEAEAELARQQRYAAEDTMTQRKGSMHRIDSLEADLAAARLHSSELAQTLGRARRDSAEAARTLETEAREKAKLAEELADTRAQLRAVNNELASICASIASTGLTSSIKSSAFSPASPERATELLAGLVDHVAVLQRALEAQETARQQHRTKGTQSEDAVAETLAAFAAIWAAAVKTGCTPARLNEACLTPTDKAEVLSNALTRDVSLKLDDLAATRQRLLDLLCHPRVRHLARPAALGPLEKTTTAALVQTYHDAMERCHEAQQAALERELRDAQCRAQNLLARLQEQEEQHAIEAEEVEIRIGRMREMVQSKLMADEIAEQHMQETDAAMRAHFLL
- a CDS encoding putative 60S ribosomal protein L2 (previous protein_id=AAZ14368.1), with the translated sequence MGKTVLSCRKGNGSVYQVHGHKRLGPAKLRILDYAERHGYMRGVVKSIEHEAGRGAALARVEFRHPYKFRRVKELMVAPEGMFTGQSVFCGQKAPLAIGNVLPLGQITEGCIVCNVEAKPGDRGTLARASGDYCIIISHNHETGRTRLKLPSGQKKSVPSTSRAMIGIISGGGRIEKPVLKAGNSFYRFRGKRNCWPKVRGVARNPVEHPHGGGNHQHIGHPSTVSRHSPPGQKVGLIAARRTGRIRGGKAVKGAWHPEE